A single genomic interval of Megalobrama amblycephala isolate DHTTF-2021 linkage group LG15, ASM1881202v1, whole genome shotgun sequence harbors:
- the snx20 gene encoding sorting nexin-20 isoform X1 produces MLKYASGKAKLEHIVMEEELEPHDTKTETVLSPPEHSSPQQETLYNNAEEADLVFSASCLTTAELQQHWRAVKQEFRSVKLLFDIPNTRIIDQTMSKYVVYQIVVIRSGSYDCERVAIERRYSDFLHLHQELLVDFNEEIEDIVMPRKKMRGNFSEENIAERRVALRDYLTQLYSLRCVRKSQAFQAFFTHQELKAAYNLLRGGRFSRALEGLQKALVLQEKLSSHDPTLVIPTLCAILVCQRDLEDFDAAFQTGRRALPTVRRYELRRYQGPLLEALVDLGYSLELPVAQLQDELTRVQDSPHAQVSQMSLKELVVQEFV; encoded by the exons ATGCTAAAATATGCCAGTGGG AAAGCTAAATTAGAGCACATTGTTATGGAGGAAGAACTAGAACCACACGACACCAAGACAGAAACAGTTTTGTCACCTCCTGAGCATTCCTCACCACAGCAGGAGACATTATACAATAATG CTGAAGAGGCTGATCTGGTTTTTAGCGCCTCCTGTCTGACCACAGCGGAACTGCAGCAGCACTGGAGAGCCGTTAAGCAGGAGTTCAGAAGCGTTAAACTGCTGTTCGACATCCCCAACACCCGAATCATCGATCAAACGATGTCCAAATATGTG GTATACCAGATTGTGGTGATCCGCTCAGGCAGTTACGACTGTGAGCGTGTAGCTATTGAGAGACGCTACTCAGACTTCCTTCACCTTCATCAGGAGCTCCTGGTGGACTTCAATGAGGAAATAGAAGACATTGTGATGCCTAGGAAGAAAATGAGGGGCAACTTCTCAGAGGAGAACATCGCTGAGCGGCGCGTAGCCCTCAGAGACTATCTTACTCAGCTGTACTCCCTCCGGTGTGTCCGAAAATCACAAGCGTTCCAAGCGTTCTTCACTCATCAGGAACTAAAAGCTGCATATAACCTCCTGCGTGGGGGGCGCTTTTCTCGCGCTCTTGAAGGCCTCCAGAAGGCGTTAGTACTTCAGGAGAAACTGTCTTCTCACGACCCTACTTTGGTGATACCAACATTGTGTGCCATATTGGTGTGCCAAAGGGATCTAGAAGACTTTGACGCAGCCTTTCAAACTGGCAGAAGAGCTCTGCCCACAGTGAGACGCTACGAGCTCCGAAGGTATCAAGGGCCCCTACTGGAGGCTCTTGTTGATTTGGGCTACAGTCTTGAGTTGCCTGTGGCTCAGTTACAGGATGAGCTGACCAGAGTGCAAGACTCTCCACATGCACAGGTGTCACAGATGTCACTTAAAGAACTGGTGGTGCAGGAGTTTGTATAA
- the snx20 gene encoding sorting nexin-20 isoform X2 codes for MEEELEPHDTKTETVLSPPEHSSPQQETLYNNAEEADLVFSASCLTTAELQQHWRAVKQEFRSVKLLFDIPNTRIIDQTMSKYVVYQIVVIRSGSYDCERVAIERRYSDFLHLHQELLVDFNEEIEDIVMPRKKMRGNFSEENIAERRVALRDYLTQLYSLRCVRKSQAFQAFFTHQELKAAYNLLRGGRFSRALEGLQKALVLQEKLSSHDPTLVIPTLCAILVCQRDLEDFDAAFQTGRRALPTVRRYELRRYQGPLLEALVDLGYSLELPVAQLQDELTRVQDSPHAQVSQMSLKELVVQEFV; via the exons ATGGAGGAAGAACTAGAACCACACGACACCAAGACAGAAACAGTTTTGTCACCTCCTGAGCATTCCTCACCACAGCAGGAGACATTATACAATAATG CTGAAGAGGCTGATCTGGTTTTTAGCGCCTCCTGTCTGACCACAGCGGAACTGCAGCAGCACTGGAGAGCCGTTAAGCAGGAGTTCAGAAGCGTTAAACTGCTGTTCGACATCCCCAACACCCGAATCATCGATCAAACGATGTCCAAATATGTG GTATACCAGATTGTGGTGATCCGCTCAGGCAGTTACGACTGTGAGCGTGTAGCTATTGAGAGACGCTACTCAGACTTCCTTCACCTTCATCAGGAGCTCCTGGTGGACTTCAATGAGGAAATAGAAGACATTGTGATGCCTAGGAAGAAAATGAGGGGCAACTTCTCAGAGGAGAACATCGCTGAGCGGCGCGTAGCCCTCAGAGACTATCTTACTCAGCTGTACTCCCTCCGGTGTGTCCGAAAATCACAAGCGTTCCAAGCGTTCTTCACTCATCAGGAACTAAAAGCTGCATATAACCTCCTGCGTGGGGGGCGCTTTTCTCGCGCTCTTGAAGGCCTCCAGAAGGCGTTAGTACTTCAGGAGAAACTGTCTTCTCACGACCCTACTTTGGTGATACCAACATTGTGTGCCATATTGGTGTGCCAAAGGGATCTAGAAGACTTTGACGCAGCCTTTCAAACTGGCAGAAGAGCTCTGCCCACAGTGAGACGCTACGAGCTCCGAAGGTATCAAGGGCCCCTACTGGAGGCTCTTGTTGATTTGGGCTACAGTCTTGAGTTGCCTGTGGCTCAGTTACAGGATGAGCTGACCAGAGTGCAAGACTCTCCACATGCACAGGTGTCACAGATGTCACTTAAAGAACTGGTGGTGCAGGAGTTTGTATAA
- the mphosph6 gene encoding M-phase phosphoprotein 6, giving the protein MANDGAAKLSKNLLRMKFMQRGLDADARKQLDEEEKRIISDDHWFLDLPELKTKENHIIEERSYVPCEDLVYGRMSFRGFNPDVEKLMLLMNTHKEEEEDEDEDNTVSRMETDITDEEMARRYESLVGSMRKKFATKRDRAAIAKKEEDINCNVVENQPKRAFMKPQD; this is encoded by the exons ATGGCGAACGATGGTGCCGCGAAACTGTCTAAAAATCTCCTGCGAATGAAG ttcaTGCAGAGAGGGTTAGATGCAGACGCGAGGAAACAGCTGGACGAGGAGGAGAAGAGAATCATCAGTGATGATCACTGGTTCCTGGACCTGCCTGAGCTCAAGACCAAAGA aAACCACATCATTGAGGAGAGAAGTTACGTTCCCTGTGAGGATTTGGTTTATGGCAGAATGTCATTCAGAGGCTTCAATCCTGACGTTGAG AAATTAATGTTACTAATGAACACACacaaagaggaggaggaggatgaagaTGAGGACAACACTGTGAGCAGAATGGAAACTGATATTACAGATGAAGAGATGGCTAGAAG atATGAAAGCTTGGTTGGGAGCATGAGAAAAAAGTTTGCCACGAAACGAGATCGCGCCGCCATTGCTAAGAAAGAAGAGGACATTAACTGCAATGTTGTTGAAAATCAACCCAAAAGGGCTTTCATGAAGCCTCAGGACTGA